The Arachis ipaensis cultivar K30076 chromosome B03, Araip1.1, whole genome shotgun sequence region CTCCCGAAGCACACCCGGTCCTCCGGACCCGGGACCACTAACTCGTACTTCGGCTCATCCTCCTCAGAAGTACAAAGCCTGTGATGAGTGCGAATGTGGGTGACAAATTCGGCGTCAACCAAAGGTTCCTCTCCTAAAACTGTGACATCGACCCATTGAGCAAGAATTTCTACGGATGCCATTGTTTTTCCTAAAAGGTGAGaaaaacctacaaaggaaaaagaaaaagaaaaataaaaaatatggtcTCTAAGGGGAATACGGAGTCAGAACCTACGAACCGACTTCTCTCTaagaaataaaagcatgcaagcaAGAAGCATTTTTCgtggaaaagagagaaaaagactAACCTTTGTCCGGGAGAGAGTGAAAGGCAAGGTAAAAGCCTTCGAAACGGAGGTTGCACCACGaacaaatgaagaagaagaggaaaattcgaaaaatcgcagaaacgaaacaacgaaagagagggaaagtatttataaaaatgcTAGGGGCACAATGGTAAAAACGGAGCAGTCATTAATAAgaatgcaccgttaccaaggccatCAATCCCTACGCAAATCCCTAACGGACGCGACGcatgattagacgtaactgtaagaaccaaaaggtcacgaaaagtcacgtcggttccAGACCATCACGTCGGTCCTCCAACAAGTCGGCTACGACCCtgagtagaatactcgaacccaaatcttaaaagaaattgggctcgagtaggggtactgttcataccctgcccCAACGATAAGGCTCAGGTACAAATAAAAGGCCCAATCTGAAGGATTGAGCCTCACTTAGCACCGACCTTCCTCCTGCGAAGTCGGTTCTTGCCACGACTTACCCTGAAGAAGTCGGGGACGagagttagctggcagataaacattCGCTTGAGTGAGTAACTgtccctagaatctctctaaccacttccaagaGTCATATCCTAACCTCCCCGAGATAcagggacggttaacaccctaaaaaagtggcactacttcaacggtggttattggttcaccactataaatacactgacacctctcaagtatctctaagtcccaatactctctagatctgctcacactcttgctgacttaggcatcggagtgtctttgcagataCCACCCCCATTCGTTCacactcacaagtcggacggaggccccaaGACGCTGACCCGCTCGAAGGCTTccttcctcagacgattgggccaacccagcAAGTCTTGCCCaacaatctccggttacccatcgtaacaggtattaatgtaattttacttggatatgattttctctcttcttacttttcctttcatccaaacacaagaaaaattttcttttattttctttccatccattttctcttcatccaaacaatataaaaaaaattaacttttccttttattttctttccttctattttattttttttcttttattttccatCTTCCATCCAAACAAAGTGTTAAAGTTGTTAAAggtaagagaaataaaaaatactgtataatatattaatttttttacttttttattttgaataaggcAAGTTATTCATGTGTTTATAAGTGTTAAAAATTCGAATTCAATTTTacatttatatattaatttattagttaataatAAACTTTTAAATGAAGTAATTTTGagtttatcaaaataaaaatatatgagaaataaaaaaaaaaatttacattttattagattttttttttattttctcgtGACCCTGATTAATAAGAGTTGCAAGATATTTTCTTCATTTTATTaacattttaaaatgaaaaatgttggCTTGATTATTTTCCTCGTTTCACATCTAAAATACTTGGGAGACAAAAACTCGCAGGAACCAAATAATCAATAATGTTAACTAGCTAATATTTATCTACTTCcccattttatttttatatatataaaaagaaaaagaattagagAGAAGGAGATAACTTAATTCCGAGTTTCTGACTCCTCCGTTCTTCAGAGGCGTTACTTAGAAGAACGAAGAGTAATTTCCGTATAATAAAACCCATCTCATCTTTAATAATCCGAGAAAAGACACGTGATTCTGTGATGACGGAGATGGAGACCACCGAAACGAACTGGAACGTTGCTTCGTCTTCCGTTTCCGTCGCCAACTGCGTCACCTTCGAATCCTCACTCTCTCTGTTAAACGACGATAATCACCAACAAGCTTCTTCATCTCCACTTCTTCTCCGCTCACCTTCTCCCGATTCCTCTCCTTGCGAGATCAAGAGTACGTTTCACTTTCACTACACTTAACTTTGTCTCGTCTCGtttcttttttgcttttttttgttttcaattttttaaattgcACTAATTGTTCTTCTAGTTATAGCTGTTTCTTATACTTGGAAAAATTGTGATAAACCTGTCATATTCGCTGTGGATTTGCGTATATAGAGCTAAGTCATTGATTAAATTCGATTTCTGTTTTGTAAGTTACTATCGTAGGGGTTATATTAATTTGGACGGTTTTATGATAAGATTTTTCATCTAGATTAGTGATTCTCCTCATATGAATGTAGTGAGCTCTTGCTCATTGTAGAAATTAAGAAAGAAGGACGATCGGATTTGAACTTTTGCACATTTTTCTTGTGATTGATGCGAGATTCGGTTTCGTGCAGTTTGTTTTAATACGAAACATGAACTCAGACAAGTCTATGTTCGTAGTACGGCTCGGGTGTATGAGATTTACACTGCATCTGATCTGCAGAGCAGCAATGAGTATCTCTGTACGGTTCGCTGCGGTGTTGCGTCTAGAGATGGTGAAGTTCTTCGTGCTCCTAATGTTCCACATGTCGATGGTTCTCGCAGAGAGTCGAGTGAGGAAAATATAAAAAGTGAAGATGACTGGGTTGAAGTGAAGATCCCTGAATGCACCAACTCAACTGAAATCAGTCAGGTAAGTagattttctaatttctttttcaaggaAATAAAAAGCAAAATAGATATAtgattttgttatgttttgttctTTTCCAGAACTTTTGGGCTGTCTCTTGAAACATGAAGCTGATGGCATCATACCAAATCTTAGATTGATTTCTTTTTTATTGTTCGATGTTCTTTTCCTGTTCGCAGGACCTTTTTGAGGCTACAGCTGAGCTTAATGATGTCAGTCCTTGCATTTCTGTTACACTTCGTTTGCTCTCACTTCAGAGTAAAGGCTGCATTTATGTTGATGAGATTTATATATTTGGTGATCCTGATGATTCAACTGATTCAGAAAGCCAAGAGAGCCGTAATGGAAACTCATCCAGCGGTTCTCTTATGGCTATGTTTCTTCCAACTATAATGCAATTATCTAAGACATCAGGTCTCGGCCATCTAAATGCTGTCAAGAAGGAAAAACAATCTTTTTCAGCAGATGATTTGGAAGAAACCCAGCCACGTGATTCAGTAACCAAAACTCAACTGAAGGGAAAAGCTAGCATAGCTGGTCCTCAAGAAGTGAAGTTGAAAGAGGTGAATGGTGGTTGGGTGGTTCCATCCTTGCCATGCACATCCTCTCAAGTCTCTAAACTGGATAGTGACTGTACTGCTGTACCCTCACAAGCTGATACAGTGGATAGTACTAATTGTGTTGCCCCCTCTGAGGTTGCTCCTGCCAAGAGCAATCATGGTGGTTCTCTTGGTGGCAATATTGAAAGGGCCTTTGAACAGCTTGTATCACGAATGGACAGGATTGAACAAATCTGTCTGGGGTTTCAGGAGAAAATGGTATTGCCCATGAGCAGCATTGAGGCAAGACTCCAGAAAGTTGAGCAGCAACTTGATACCCTGACCAAGAAATTGCAAAATCCTGGATCATCATCCTGTGGAAGGTGTGCTCCTGAAGGCTCTTTCATTGAATCAGATGCTATTGATTATGCTTTCACTAGGGAAAATGAACCAGAGAAGAGAGAATTAGTTACAGAAGTGCATATCTCTGATTCAGCAAATACTAGTCAAATGCTCCCAGGTCTTATAGTTACGGCTCCCGAGTTTCCTGATGGTGAGGATGAAGAAGATAATGCATCAGGGCAAAAAACGGGTTCTTCATGTGTTGAAGTAAAGCGATCAATTGACGATGCTTTATCTTCTGCGTTAGCTAATTTTTTATCCACAGGCTCTTCAAAGTCTCCAAAGTATACTAAAAGTTTAACAGTCAAAGCCCCTGATTTTTCTAGTGAAGATGAGGATGATCGTGAGAGTAATAACGAGACAGCGAATAATGAATCAGCTCATCCTGTGGACTGTGAGAAGATTAATCACATCCAAGTGCTGACATCATCCAATATTTCTCTGGAAAATGGAGCACAGGTAGATGAGGATTCTAAAGATGAACACACTGAAGAATGTGGTCAATCTTGTAGTATGGCAGGAGATCAAGAAGTATCTGTTACAACCAGTTCTGTAGCTGATCATAATCCAAAGATAGGTTTAACTAACAACTTTGAAGATGGTCAAAGCAGAGAACTCAGTGTTTATAAAACCGATGATTTGTTCAACAGTGGAAATGAAACCTCGAATGAGTTGCTTGGCAATCAGACTGCAAGTGGTTTAACTAGCATTGCTCAGGAAGGATCACTTGCAACAGTTGCAACAGAAGTTGGGAAAAAACCTTCCCATGAAGACATTATAGAGAATGTTCTTGGATTTTCAATTGCTTCCTCTGCAGTAGATTTTGAAACCTCACTCCTGGATGTGAAATTCATTTCACAGAGAAGTCCTGTCACTGACCCTTTGCTAGAAGCTCTTCTTGTTGACACACCGGAAACAAACTCCCAAGACTCTTCTGGAAAGGAAACCAGTGATCATCTGGCCCATAAGGAACAAGAGAAGACCGATGGCATTCTTTCACTTGAGGAGCACTCTAACTTGGTTTCAGTAGATGATGAGGAAGCAGTGAATCCCACTGGCACTAGCGATGCTGCTGCGGAAAAAGACTACTCTACTCTGATGACTGGGCCTGTTAACAGAGAGGACGATAATGTGCCCGGGGATCATAAACGCAAGCTTGATGAAATATCTGCCTCGAGTCTGATATGAAGCTCGTTCGTCCTGTTTATGAACTTTGGATTTTAATCTACATCATATTTGATGATTCATGTTTTTGCTTTTGCCAGTGCCCTAAACGTTGAAGAGTCAATAGGAGTTGCTAAGTAGAACCATCAAACATGTTTGGCCAGCTGTTATGTTTATATGGCGTGGTTGTAGGTTTGAATGTGTACAGAAGCAGTACGAATTAAGTTTCAAGTTTCAATTGTAAATAGCCAATCACACTTAGGTTCATCAAGCAGGAGAATGATTTGGATCCAAAGgtgatttatatttttttttatgcatcgTTTGAAATTATAGATCGGTATTAAATAATCAGAAGACCTTTGTTGGTATGTGTGTCGTTGACGTATAATGTTCGTATAAAAATTCTTGACGCCATGTTTTCTTTGGCTAACTACTGTTATATTTTATGTTCCCAAGTGTGTTTGAATGTGATCTAAGGAAAATAAGTTGtgcattattaatttattattactaTCTGGGAAAGAATATGTACCATAAAATGTAGACAGAGAGGTGTATGGTTTTGGTAGATCACAAGAGAGACGAGTGTAATTTATCCAAACTTCAAAGGCCATTCTTACAAAAGATAAGctgtttttttgttaaaaaaaaatacttcgtctcttaatttttttattttaggacAATATGATCTATCTATTAAAAAATCTgttaaatagtaataaaaattaattttataaaaattttaaactcacacaaaaaattaataaatttatttttaaaaaattcggCCCTTATCTATTTTCATGAAGGATAAGGCACCTCTTGTCCAAAAAAAGGAACACTTCGACCCTTAATCTTTTAATTTTAGGACAATACGACTCCTCTGTTAAAAAAACTCATCAAATAGTAAAGAAAATTAGTTTTGTAGGGTTTTGTTTGTAATTTTTAGGGGTTTAAACTCCCACAAATTATTAAtaagtttatttttgaaaaatttatttacCGATGACGATTAAGTGAAGAAAGACTATTATTGAAAATGATgtcacaagaaaaaaaataatttcagtaTGAAAatcttttaagaaaaaaaaaagcatcgAACAAGAAATGAAATAACATAATATTAATGTTGATGATATTTGTATTGGTAATGATGACAGTAGAAAACGATGGTGATAAAATATGGTTACACAATAGAAATAGTAGAGGTAGAAGTGAGAATGATGAGAATGAAGAAGGTGGTGGTAGTAATGGTCATAGTTGGTTatattgttaaaattttttttataaaggaTTTAAAATTCtcacaaattacaaataaaaattaaattgttaTATTGTGATAAGGTAGCTTATGTGGATGTCCATTTTCAAGAGAGAATGAATTTAATGAAAGTTGAAAAGAGATGACCATTTGTGTGTATAAATAAAGGAAGCATCAATCTGAAATAAATACACAGCAATAACAAATATTCTCCTCTCTTTCTTTACGATATAAAAccctttcccttttctatttctctctgtGGGTTTTTTAAGTAGTAATATACtagtatatatataaattacttttattatagtgagataattatattggtgaatattaatactagagtcttctatttatacttatttattttatatttattatatcttccttagttatttatttcacaacacgttatcaatacgagactctgatcaaattttaggaagattcatataacaaattttcattatgtcgaaactctctcatcttgaatttaatactattgatatatctggaaacaactatttatcatggatattagatgctaAAATCTATCTTGATTCAATGAATCTTGGAGATACTATTAAgactgaaaataatacatcccagaaggataaagtcaAAACGATGATCTTttttcgtcgtcatcttgacgaatgattgaaaaatgaatatctcacattaaaagatcttaCAGAtatgtggaaagaccttgaagaaatgtATAAtaatcaaaagacggtgatacttcttcaaacccgatatgaatggacgcacttgcgtctccaggattttaaatccataaatgaataatTTAGCAatatttcgaatcacctcacgaatgaaattatgtggggaaaagataactgataatgatatgttagagaaaacttttttGACCTTCCATGCCTTGAATGTGTttctgcagcagcagtatcgaaaaaaagaatttcaaaaaatattatgagctaatttcttgccttcttgttgctgaacgcaacaataaattgcttttaaaaaatcatgaagtgcgcccagctggcgccgcacCATTccctgaagcaaatgcggcaaatcattaccccagaagaggtaaatgataagattttagtaacaagaaaaattatggaaggaaaaggaattatgttcacaagaaaggatctcaccagaagtgggataaagaaagaagtAATGGATAAAATAAATCAGCAGAGGATAAatatttccgttgtggtggaaagggtcatTGGTCGCGTACCTGTTGTAACCCAAGGCACTTAGTCGATGTTTATCAAgcaaaaaaggatgacaaaggaaaggaaacaaattttgtttcaaatgatgctgaaaattacaccactcattatgatgtatctgatttctttgaggaccctgaaggaaatattagtcatttgatcaatgatggaataatttaatatgtgtgtttgttaagtattcatgtaaataaataatgtaataaacttcttgttaaattttattttctatacaTCTGAACTTGAAGTATGAGGTATATAAataatgtttgataaaatatttatgaatttcaaaattattgAATATACCaagataataataattaaatttttagtatatactatactttttagaaaaatattttcaatcaagGAAATAATTTTACTGCGTAAATATTTCTacccattttattattatttgtgtttgaaaaaaatggcaaggacatatagtgaagatgtttgccttgcggatagtgcaagttcacatactattctcaaaagtaatatatattttacccatcttgtgccaaaagaagaatatgttaatactattattggctcggaCAATATGATAGAAAGCTCCGGAAGAGTTATAactttgtttcctggaggaacaaaattcataataaataaaacACTATTGTCTACTAAGTTCCTAAGGAACTTattgagttttaaaaatattcgccgaaatggatatcatattgaaacaatgaattaGAGAAATCATGAGTTCttatatatcacaactcatgatttaaataaaaaatttatattaaaaaagttaccctcactttcatctgggttatattataccaagattagtgcaattgaattatatgtcattgtaaaccagaagtttactagtccaaatgaatttataacTTGGCATGATCAATTGAGTCTccaggaacaaccatgatgcggagaattattgaaaactcccatggaaaTTCACTAAAGAATcaaaagattcttaaatctagtgaattttgttgtgctgcatgttcttaaGGAAAGTTAATTCTAAGGTCATCACCAggaaagattggatttgagtcccctgaattcctaaaaAGGATTCAatgtgatatatgtggacctattcatccatcatatggatcttttagatattttatggttctaatagacgcatcttcgagatggtcacatgtatgcttattgtcttctcgcaacctggcatttgcgagattacttgctcaaattattcgattaaaaataCAGTTTTTAGAAAATCCAATTAAAGCAATACGttttgataatgctggtgaatttacttcttaagcctttgatgcttattgtatggctaatggaataagtgttgaatatctagtagctcatgttcacatacaaaatgggttagcagaatcacttattaaacgcctctgattaattgctagacccttacttatgaaaacaaatctcccaacctcggcttggggtatgctattttacatgtcgcagcacttattcgtttgaagccaacaagttaccatcagttctctcctaagcaattagcttttggccagcagccaaatgttttccatttaagaatattcagatgtgcgatatatgttcccattgcaccaccttctcgcaccaaaataggaccccaaagaaaattggggatattatgattctccctctatagtgaggtatattgaaatacaaactggagatgtatttaaagccagatttgcagattgtcattttaatgaatcaaaatttccaacattaggggtaGAGAATAAGCTTCATggaaaggaacttaattggaatgcatcatccttgatacatttagatcctcgatcagggaaatgtgaactagaagttcaaaagattatacatttgcaaagaatagcaaatgaattgctcGATGTATTTTCTGATACGAAAAGGATAACTAAATCCTATATACCGGTTGAAAATattccaattcgaattgatgtcccagtcggataaattgccaccgaagcaaatTCAGGTCAGAAGTGTGGTAGGCTtatcggttccaaagacaaaaattctcgaaaaagaaaataggtaaatactattcctgttgaaaaagacatagtaaagatacCTGCAGTTAtctaaaattctgatatagttttaacgccagaagatatttaggtacttgaaaattgtgaaaatgacgagatctcgataaattatgtttttacaggagagaaatgggaccgaaataagacaattgtcgataaaatattttcatataatgtggcattaaatatcatacatgaaagtaaggatcttgagcacAGTCGAAAAatatcgacaaaggaatgattggccaaaatggaaagaagccatgaaggctgagttagactcacttgcaaaatgtgaagtctttggacctgtagtccgtataccagaagatgtaaaacttgTTGGATACatatgggtatttgtgagaaaatgaaatgaggAAAATGAAGTTGTACACTACAAAtctcgacttgtggcacaagatttttcacaaagg contains the following coding sequences:
- the LOC107629700 gene encoding uncharacterized protein LOC107629700 isoform X1; the encoded protein is MTEMETTETNWNVASSSVSVANCVTFESSLSLLNDDNHQQASSSPLLLRSPSPDSSPCEIKICFNTKHELRQVYVRSTARVYEIYTASDLQSSNEYLCTVRCGVASRDGEVLRAPNVPHVDGSRRESSEENIKSEDDWVEVKIPECTNSTEISQDLFEATAELNDVSPCISVTLRLLSLQSKGCIYVDEIYIFGDPDDSTDSESQESRNGNSSSGSLMAMFLPTIMQLSKTSGLGHLNAVKKEKQSFSADDLEETQPRDSVTKTQLKGKASIAGPQEVKLKEVNGGWVVPSLPCTSSQVSKLDSDCTAVPSQADTVDSTNCVAPSEVAPAKSNHGGSLGGNIERAFEQLVSRMDRIEQICLGFQEKMVLPMSSIEARLQKVEQQLDTLTKKLQNPGSSSCGRCAPEGSFIESDAIDYAFTRENEPEKRELVTEVHISDSANTSQMLPGLIVTAPEFPDGEDEEDNASGQKTGSSCVEVKRSIDDALSSALANFLSTGSSKSPKYTKSLTVKAPDFSSEDEDDRESNNETANNESAHPVDCEKINHIQVLTSSNISLENGAQVDEDSKDEHTEECGQSCSMAGDQEVSVTTSSVADHNPKIGLTNNFEDGQSRELSVYKTDDLFNSGNETSNELLGNQTASGLTSIAQEGSLATVATEVGKKPSHEDIIENVLGFSIASSAVDFETSLLDVKFISQRSPVTDPLLEALLVDTPETNSQDSSGKETSDHLAHKEQEKTDGILSLEEHSNLVSVDDEEAVNPTGTSDAAAEKDYSTLMTGPVNREDDNVPGDHKRKLDEISASSLI
- the LOC107629700 gene encoding uncharacterized protein LOC107629700 isoform X2, encoding MFFSCSQDLFEATAELNDVSPCISVTLRLLSLQSKGCIYVDEIYIFGDPDDSTDSESQESRNGNSSSGSLMAMFLPTIMQLSKTSGLGHLNAVKKEKQSFSADDLEETQPRDSVTKTQLKGKASIAGPQEVKLKEVNGGWVVPSLPCTSSQVSKLDSDCTAVPSQADTVDSTNCVAPSEVAPAKSNHGGSLGGNIERAFEQLVSRMDRIEQICLGFQEKMVLPMSSIEARLQKVEQQLDTLTKKLQNPGSSSCGRCAPEGSFIESDAIDYAFTRENEPEKRELVTEVHISDSANTSQMLPGLIVTAPEFPDGEDEEDNASGQKTGSSCVEVKRSIDDALSSALANFLSTGSSKSPKYTKSLTVKAPDFSSEDEDDRESNNETANNESAHPVDCEKINHIQVLTSSNISLENGAQVDEDSKDEHTEECGQSCSMAGDQEVSVTTSSVADHNPKIGLTNNFEDGQSRELSVYKTDDLFNSGNETSNELLGNQTASGLTSIAQEGSLATVATEVGKKPSHEDIIENVLGFSIASSAVDFETSLLDVKFISQRSPVTDPLLEALLVDTPETNSQDSSGKETSDHLAHKEQEKTDGILSLEEHSNLVSVDDEEAVNPTGTSDAAAEKDYSTLMTGPVNREDDNVPGDHKRKLDEISASSLI